One segment of Fusobacterium russii ATCC 25533 DNA contains the following:
- a CDS encoding glycosyltransferase: MKLERNNTTEVIEVKIMLFAENAHPSKQGGIETFGRILKKMFKDNLYCLAYEASKKKDSHKVDDIIEIPCKGFYKYINKLTKQGFREYLMKKKLINLDYDITIFNYPRHINFFKNMKDKKKILVQHASYNDYLKRKEFFHNDKDLINLILKDLDYFVFLSEYDKKTFIEKLNLDRAKAKVIRHSSEMPLLTAKKEKSKKLIMIARLENNQKRFDLVIKAMKKLADFSLDIYGSGDKGAIFLNELIKKENINNVKVHGPTNQVQEKLDNAAIFVMTSDYEGYPIALIEAIRRGLPLIVRETFDATKDIVIDNGVLLQKEWNEDEFVEGIRKIYDNYEYYSENSKKMGERHSFEVIKKEWENLFSEIRNKGV; encoded by the coding sequence ATGAAATTAGAAAGAAATAATACTACTGAGGTGATAGAAGTGAAAATTATGTTATTTGCCGAAAATGCTCATCCATCTAAACAAGGTGGTATTGAAACTTTTGGAAGAATTTTAAAAAAGATGTTTAAAGACAATTTATACTGCCTGGCATACGAAGCTAGTAAAAAAAAAGATAGCCACAAAGTAGACGATATTATTGAAATTCCTTGCAAAGGATTTTATAAGTATATCAATAAATTGACAAAACAAGGATTTAGAGAATATTTAATGAAGAAAAAATTGATTAATTTAGACTATGACATTACAATATTTAATTATCCTAGACATATAAATTTTTTTAAAAATATGAAAGATAAGAAAAAAATTTTAGTTCAACATGCCTCTTACAATGATTACTTAAAGAGAAAAGAATTTTTTCATAATGATAAAGACTTAATAAATTTAATTTTAAAGGATTTAGATTATTTTGTATTTCTATCAGAATATGATAAAAAAACTTTTATAGAAAAGCTGAATTTAGACAGAGCAAAGGCAAAAGTAATAAGACATTCCTCAGAAATGCCTTTGCTTACAGCAAAAAAAGAAAAAAGTAAAAAATTGATTATGATTGCAAGATTAGAAAATAATCAAAAAAGATTTGATTTAGTCATAAAAGCAATGAAAAAATTAGCTGATTTTTCGTTAGATATCTATGGTAGCGGAGATAAAGGAGCTATTTTTTTAAATGAGCTCATAAAAAAAGAAAATATAAATAATGTTAAGGTCCATGGACCTACTAACCAAGTTCAGGAAAAACTGGATAATGCTGCGATTTTTGTAATGACAAGTGATTATGAGGGTTATCCCATAGCACTTATAGAAGCAATAAGAAGAGGTTTACCACTGATAGTGAGAGAAACTTTTGATGCCACTAAAGACATAGTTATTGATAATGGTGTACTCCTTCAGAAAGAGTGGAATGAGGATGAGTTTGTAGAGGGTATTAGAAAAATATATGATAACTATGAATATTATTCTGAAAACTCAAAAAAAATGGGTGAAAGGCACAGTTTTGAAGTCATAAAAAAAGAATGGGAAAATTTATTCTCTGAAATAAGAAACAAAGGAGTGTAG
- a CDS encoding glycosyltransferase, whose translation MKILFLAEGAHPSKQGGIETFGRTLKKMFKENLFYIVYEPRKKGEHKFDDIIEIPCRGFLKYLNKLTLYKLRELMMKNKIEKLDSDVAILNFPSSLNLLKDKKSIKKILVQHVCYNEYINMKEYLNNNVSLIEAVKNDLDYFVFLSEYDRKVFIENLNLDEKKAKVIRHSSEMPLLTTKKEKNKNLIMIARLENKQKRFDLALKAMKKLPEFNLNIYGSGEKGAEFLKEIIEKEDIKNVKVYGPTNQVQQKLDDAGIFIMTSDYEGYPIALVETMRRALPLVVRDTFDAAKDIVIDNGILLPKKWNEYEFVEAIRKIYDNYEYYSENSKKMGERHSFETIKREWETLFETIKSEV comes from the coding sequence GTGAAAATCTTATTTTTAGCTGAAGGAGCACATCCGTCTAAACAAGGTGGTATTGAAACTTTTGGAAGAACATTAAAAAAAATGTTTAAAGAAAATTTGTTTTATATTGTCTATGAGCCCAGAAAAAAAGGTGAACATAAATTTGATGATATTATTGAAATCCCTTGTAGAGGCTTTTTAAAATATTTGAATAAATTAACTTTATATAAATTAAGAGAACTAATGATGAAGAATAAAATAGAAAAATTAGACTCTGATGTTGCTATTTTAAATTTTCCTTCTAGTTTAAATTTATTAAAAGATAAAAAATCAATTAAAAAAATTTTAGTGCAACATGTCTGTTATAATGAGTACATTAATATGAAAGAATACTTAAATAACAATGTTTCTCTAATAGAAGCTGTGAAAAATGACTTGGACTATTTTGTATTTTTATCAGAATATGACAGGAAGGTTTTTATAGAAAATTTAAATTTGGATGAAAAAAAAGCAAAAGTAATAAGACACTCTTCAGAAATGCCACTACTTACAACTAAAAAAGAAAAAAATAAAAATTTAATTATGATTGCGAGGCTAGAAAATAAGCAAAAAAGATTCGATTTGGCATTAAAAGCAATGAAAAAATTACCTGAGTTCAATTTAAATATTTACGGAAGTGGTGAAAAAGGAGCGGAATTTCTGAAAGAAATTATTGAGAAAGAAGATATAAAAAACGTTAAAGTATATGGTCCTACTAATCAAGTTCAGCAAAAATTAGATGATGCCGGAATTTTTATAATGACAAGTGATTATGAAGGCTATCCCATAGCTTTAGTTGAAACTATGAGAAGAGCTTTGCCTCTAGTAGTTAGAGATACATTTGATGCAGCTAAAGATATAGTAATAGATAATGGAATATTACTTCCAAAAAAATGGAATGAATATGAATTTGTAGAGGCTATTAGAAAAATATATGATAACTATGAATATTATTCTGAAAACTCAAAAAAAATGGGTGAAAGACACAGTTTTGAAACTATAAAAAGAGAATGGGAAACTCTATTTGAAACTATAAAAAGTGAGGTATAA
- a CDS encoding glycosyltransferase yields MKNKIFYLAENAHPSKQGGIETFGRILKKMFKTDLYCIAYQVTKKNTNHSVEDIIEIPTRGIFKYLDKLTNKKFRKFVLQKKINDLDYDIAILNYPEHVLFFKNKKNVKKILVQHVSFETFKKDMEKLSENFSNPEFLLKEIDYFIFLSESARDNFIKNFDLSDVNTRVIKHSSEILLLEKKKEKNRKLIMIARLQNEAKRFDLAIRAMKKLPEFTLEIYGDGNKTSIFLNNIIKEENITNVKILGPTNQVQEKLDEAAIFVMTSDHEGYGITLIEAARRGLPLIVRNTYEAAKEIVTNNGILLQKEWNEDEFVEGIKKIYNNYDYYSENSLKFGIKHNLELIKKEWENLFNEIRKK; encoded by the coding sequence GTGAAAAATAAAATTTTTTATCTTGCTGAAAATGCTCATCCATCTAAACAAGGTGGTATTGAAACTTTTGGAAGAATTTTAAAAAAGATGTTTAAAACTGATCTTTATTGCATTGCTTACCAAGTCACAAAAAAGAATACTAACCATAGTGTTGAAGATATTATTGAAATTCCTACCAGAGGAATTTTTAAATATTTGGATAAATTAACAAATAAAAAATTTCGAAAATTTGTATTACAAAAAAAAATAAATGACCTAGACTATGATATTGCCATACTAAATTATCCGGAACATGTTCTTTTTTTTAAAAATAAAAAAAATGTAAAAAAAATATTAGTACAGCATGTTTCTTTTGAAACATTCAAAAAAGACATGGAAAAATTAAGTGAAAATTTTTCTAATCCAGAATTTTTACTCAAAGAAATCGACTATTTTATTTTTTTATCAGAAAGTGCAAGGGATAATTTTATAAAAAATTTTGATTTAAGTGATGTAAATACAAGAGTTATTAAACATTCTTCTGAGATTCTACTTTTAGAGAAGAAAAAAGAAAAAAATAGGAAATTGATTATGATTGCAAGACTACAGAATGAAGCTAAAAGATTTGATTTAGCAATAAGAGCAATGAAAAAACTACCTGAGTTCACTTTAGAAATTTATGGTGATGGAAATAAAACTAGTATTTTTCTTAATAACATAATCAAAGAAGAGAATATAACTAATGTAAAAATATTAGGTCCTACTAACCAAGTTCAAGAAAAACTAGATGAAGCAGCTATTTTTGTAATGACAAGTGATCATGAAGGTTATGGTATAACATTAATTGAGGCAGCTCGTAGAGGCTTGCCATTAATAGTTAGAAATACTTATGAAGCTGCTAAAGAAATAGTTACTAATAATGGAATCTTATTGCAAAAAGAATGGAATGAAGATGAATTTGTAGAAGGAATTAAAAAAATATACAACAATTATGATTACTACTCTGAAAATTCTTTAAAATTTGGAATAAAACACAATTTAGAGCTTATTAAAAAAGAATGGGAAAATCTTTTTAATGAAATTAGAAAGAAATAA